The genome window TATCCCAACTTGAATAAACGTATTTATCGCCAACAGGACATGCCATGGAACCTAGTAGATATCGATAATATCAGTGAACCGGTTGCAGGTAAAAAAGTCTAGTTAATCTTGAAGATAGCAGCAGTGTTACTAAATTGCTGCTATCGTCGAAAACTTATTAATCTGTGTATTCAAACATCTTGAATACGCGATTAACACCACCGATATTGCGAGCTATTTCTACCGCTGCATTTGCTTGATTAGCGTTAACTAAGCCTAATAGAAATACTTCAGCGTTTTCGGTAACGACCTTAATATTAGTGGCATCGACAATATCGCTGGTAAAGAGTGCAGTTTTTACTTTTGACGTTAACCAGACATCATTGCTTTGCGTGGTCACTGATACTGTATTACCGATACGAATTTGATCGTGAATTTGTTCAATACCATCTACCTGGTTTAAGGTTTTGATCGCCAGGTTTTTTAAGTAGCTATTAGGCGCCTGACCAACGATTAGTGCTTTAGCGTTGACACTGACCACTTGTAAATTGGTATTGTCAGATAAGCCATCAACGTTAGCGAGTTTTGCATGCGCGGCCAATTCAATTTTTTGATCATCAATTAGCTTGCCGACACTACGATTGTCATTAATCACTGTGGCGCCTCCAACGACACCAACGACGGCTGCGGTAACACAGCCTTGCAACATCGCAGCTGCTGAAGCTATCAATAATAAATGTTTCAGCTTTTTCATTTGTTATGCTTCTTCTTGTGGGAATAAAGTCGTATCAATAATGTCGCATAAGCAATGTATAACGACTAAGTGAACTTCTTGAATACGTGCAGTGCGTGATGACGGTACACGAATTTCAACATCGTTTTCCCCCAATAGACCAGCAATATCGCCACCATCTTTACCTGTTAATGCAATAATCGGCATATCGCGAGCTACGGCCGCTTCTATCGCTTTAATGACATTGCGAGAATTTCCGCTGGTTGAAATGGCTAATAGCACGTCGCCACCATTGCCAAGCGCTCTTACTTGCTTGGAAAATATTTCATCATAATGGTAATCATTGGCAATAGAAGTGATCGTTGAGCTGTCAGTCGTCAAAGCGATAGCAGGCAAGCTTGGGCGCTCAGTTTCGTAGCGATTGAGTAGCTCAGCTGAAAAATGTTGAGCATCGCCTGCTGAGCCGCCGTTACCACAAGCTAAGATCTTGTGTCCCGCCAATAAGCTTTGCACCATGATCATGCCTGCTTGTTCGATCGGGCTTGCTAATGCTTCGCTGGCAGCAATTTTGGTTTGAATGCTTTCGGTAAAATTGCTTTTAATTCTCTCTAACATAAATGCGCTATGCTCCAATGATTTTGCTGTTAAAAGGCATTTTTAAGCCAATTGATTGTTGGGTGATGGTTATCGCCTTCAATTGCAATAACGTCAAATCGACACGAGGTATTATATTCATTTAATCCTCTTTGGTGCAGGAAAAATTTGGCAGTTTTAGTAAGTTTTTGTTTTTTTGTCGGACTAACCGCAGCAATGGCACCGCCAAACTGACTATTTTTACGATACTTGACTTCAATAAATACTAAAGTGTCCTTATCCTGCATGATCAAATCAACTTCACCATGGCGGCTATGAAAATTGTTAGCCACCAGAGTTAGTCCGTGGTTTTTTAGGTAACGTTCAGCAAAAAGCTCCCACTCACTACCAGCGGCACGGTTGTTGTTTTTCGTTGACTTGCTAGTCCATAGCAACTTGTTCTACCTTGTCTTTTTGATAACTGCCCCAGAGTAAGCTACGGGTCAGTATGCCTTGCTCGTTGAGTTTAAGTACCCCTGTTTGGCCATAATGGCGAATATAAGGGGGTTGTTTTAATACTGAAAACTTGTTGATCAGCGATAAGCTGTCATAACCCATAGCAAAAATACGTTTTAGATTATCATTACTGTTGGGCCAGATATTATTAACGACTTGCTTTAATGCGACAT of Thalassotalea insulae contains these proteins:
- a CDS encoding BON domain-containing protein, with the translated sequence MKKLKHLLLIASAAAMLQGCVTAAVVGVVGGATVINDNRSVGKLIDDQKIELAAHAKLANVDGLSDNTNLQVVSVNAKALIVGQAPNSYLKNLAIKTLNQVDGIEQIHDQIRIGNTVSVTTQSNDVWLTSKVKTALFTSDIVDATNIKVVTENAEVFLLGLVNANQANAAVEIARNIGGVNRVFKMFEYTD
- a CDS encoding phosphoheptose isomerase encodes the protein MLERIKSNFTESIQTKIAASEALASPIEQAGMIMVQSLLAGHKILACGNGGSAGDAQHFSAELLNRYETERPSLPAIALTTDSSTITSIANDYHYDEIFSKQVRALGNGGDVLLAISTSGNSRNVIKAIEAAVARDMPIIALTGKDGGDIAGLLGENDVEIRVPSSRTARIQEVHLVVIHCLCDIIDTTLFPQEEA
- a CDS encoding YraN family protein — encoded protein: MLWTSKSTKNNNRAAGSEWELFAERYLKNHGLTLVANNFHSRHGEVDLIMQDKDTLVFIEVKYRKNSQFGGAIAAVSPTKKQKLTKTAKFFLHQRGLNEYNTSCRFDVIAIEGDNHHPTINWLKNAF